Proteins from a single region of Corylus avellana chromosome ca11, CavTom2PMs-1.0:
- the LOC132164992 gene encoding receptor-like protein EIX1 yields the protein MGRYYSSYTVLAAVIPFLLQISNFCCCATCIEAERLALLQFKDSLSGNLNRLASWTGNDCCKWEGVSCNNSTGNVVMLDLQNSVYPDLFGYILEVSDQLKANAVDPSLLELKYLEHLDLSWNDFMGSQIPTFFGSMQRLRYLNLSNARFNGVVPDELGDLSGLHALDLSSGASEYEFQLSASNLQWLSRLPSLEILDMSWMNLQNASDIVQVLNKLTLLADLRLSSCGLGDGDHHVNMFHDYVNSTLLQHFDISVNALQGPIPDNIKHMRALKVLDLSANVFGFTIPPWLTSLERLVHLNLGNNNLTGEIPNGLGNLSSLVVLDLSFNSLEGGIPSSLWNLCSLEVLDLTMNRLNETIAEPSKDASGCIGSSLEKLSLRWNRVRSPLPDWFSQFSNLKILDLANNSFFGPIPESYGALTKLRMLDFSRNHLNGTVPESFGQLSLLEKLLMNTNFLQGTMTEAHLANLSRLEEFDIGVNSLALRIKSDWLPPFQVNYINMRSCNIGPQFPPWLRMQKRVITLSGANCPHFPNQILST from the exons ATGGGGCGCTACTACTCCTCCTATACTGTTCTTGCCGCTGTAATTCCTTTTCTTCTACAAATCTCAAACTTCTGCTGCTGTGCAACCTGCATAGAAGCAGAAAGATTGGCGCTTCTGCAGTTCAAAGACAGCCTTTCCGGCAACCTCAATCGGCTCGCTTCGTGGACGGGCAATGACTGCTGCAAATGGGAAGGAGTTAGCTGCAACAACAGCACTGGAAATGTTGTCATGCTTGACCTCCAAAACTCTGTCTATCCAGATTTGTTTGGATACATCCTTGAAGTTTCCGACCAGTTGAAAGCCAACGCTGTCGACCCTTCTTTGCTGGAGTTGAAATATTTGGAGCACCTGGATTTGAGCTGGAACGATTTCATGGGAAGCCAAATTCCCACTTTCTTTGGCTCAATGCAAAGACTGAGATATCTTAATCTTTCGAATGCGCGGTTTAACGGGGTTGTTCCTGATGAACTTGGTGATCTGTCTGGGCTGCATGCTCTTGATCTTAGCAGTGGTGCAAGCGAATACGAGTTTCAGCTATCTGCCAGCAACCTCCAATGGCTTTCCCGTCTTCCATCTCTGGAAATCCTTGACATGAGCTGGATGAACCTCCAGAACGCCTCTGACATTGTTCAGGTACTCAACAAGCTTACCCTTTTGGCTGATTTACGTTTGTCATCGTGTGGACTTGGTGATGGTGATCATCATGTTAATATGTTCCACGATTATGTCAATTCCACGCTTCTTCAACACTTTGACATTAGTGTAAACGCACTGCAAGGTCCTATTCCTGATAATATCAAGCACATGCGTGCGCTGAAAGTCCTTGATCTTTCAGCCAATGTCTTTGGTTTTACAATTCCTCCTTGGTTGACTAGCCTGGAAAGACTTGTGCATCTCAATCTTGGCAATAATAATTTGACAGGCGAAATTCCAAATGGTTTGGGGAATCTCAGTTCTCTTGTAGTCCTAGACCTGTCGTTTAATTCATTAGAGGGAGGCATACCAAGTTCTTTGTGGAATCTTTGTAGCTTGGAAGTGTTAGATTTAACCATGAACAGATTAAACGAAACAATAGCAGAGCCTTCTAAAGATGCATCTGGGTGCATAGGGAGCAGTCTAGAGAAACTGAGTTTGAGATGGAACAGAGTTAGAAGTCCTTTGCCTGATTGGTTTTCACAATTTTCGAACCTAAAAATCCTTGATCTTGCCAACAACTCATTCTTTGGTCCCATTCCAGAATCATATGGGGCATTGACAAAGTTGAGAATGTTGGATTTTTCTCGTAATCATCTCAATGGAACAGTTCCAGAATCATTTGGGCAACTTTCGCTGCTTGAGAAATTACtcatgaacaccaatttcttgCAAGGAACCATGACAGAAGCCCACCTTGCCAACCTCTCAAGATTAGAAGAATTTGACATTGGTGTCAACTCTTTGGCTTTGAGAATAAAATCAGACTGGTTGCCCCCATTTCAAGTCAATTACATAAACATGAGATCTTGCAATATTGGGCCTCAATTTCCACCTTGGCTCCGGATGCAGAAAAGAGTCATTACCTT ATCAGGGGCAAACTGCCCACATTTTCCAAACCAGATTCTTTCTACATGA